From Enterococcus wangshanyuanii, the proteins below share one genomic window:
- a CDS encoding phage tail protein — MAKEILPTTNKKFIQSIKKSTKVTKSLDKQLSKTTKRLNNFIKPLSKSNKLSKPFADMKKQITALNQAIVANDLASFESGLAAISTTFSELSVQSQQMIRSLGLVSKNYGLLSQAFQGSLTIDDTSLVSLDVQTKSLIQSFSSVQATISNLKSELIIDTTSIATLIDSGKNLTTEFSLMNQNMAAFTGTFTSSQSVIASFGGTINSTLSSIDSSINNLVSISENLGNVLTNAIKEPAIEVEKSQNSFEKLKNSLNEMFKPLVKGVEAGATFDELKGRVNKLDEALANVGFSDFQTSIFGVSKAFQSVSSQGGSMFQKINDSINSTGEKYSLLKKVFKGKLEIDDSNFNKMDENSQNLVRRFSEAKNAFKVFKGELNVGDDVFKELDKASQISVKRFSEMEKKFSGIKQTIGNTGLSVLTKIVPPQLTDPFATGEMDPTASLRSTLDFGLNDIKQKFAKFSTVGTNLAKTVQIPMKVGTTALGGMVQGLVSVMGIAMKAIAPTAIIGVALAGFGLLDTQMDGQLGNMIQTAITKGPEVITGFVQGIIDKLPDLITSGTQLVAGLAEAISINLPVIIESGMALLQTLIDGVIANLPSLINSALLIIETLATSLLTAAPQLLLMGLELLSALVDGLFQDPAKLIDTITSIIDTLTGEITTSLPKIIDKGIEILVKLAEGIASVLPQLIPVALEAMTTLVRTLSENLPKLLDAAVEIVGKLCEGLLANLPQILSAAVGLILALVQGIGKSIPKIITAGAQIMLKLLETFVKAIPDLRDAGGNLIQGLIDGIGGMAKAALEAVKKIGKSIGDTFKSIFNIHSPSRWMRDEIGAMLPAGLAIGIERNAHVIDQPMDDLASKVILPSLDSLDQQVDTVQQLSVHSSSTQTQQKEKQPATFNINFGNQQFKAFVSDISEAMGQDAAINLAF; from the coding sequence ATGGCAAAAGAAATACTACCTACAACGAATAAAAAATTTATACAGTCGATTAAAAAATCGACGAAAGTGACTAAAAGTTTAGATAAACAATTAAGTAAAACAACAAAACGTCTTAATAATTTTATTAAACCACTTTCTAAAAGTAACAAGCTATCGAAACCTTTTGCTGATATGAAAAAACAGATAACTGCACTAAATCAAGCAATTGTGGCAAATGATCTAGCTAGCTTCGAAAGTGGATTAGCAGCTATTAGTACGACCTTTTCAGAACTATCTGTACAGAGTCAACAAATGATTCGATCATTAGGTTTGGTAAGTAAAAATTATGGATTATTAAGTCAAGCATTTCAAGGAAGTTTAACAATTGATGATACCAGTTTAGTTTCTTTAGACGTTCAAACCAAAAGTTTAATACAAAGTTTTAGTTCCGTTCAAGCAACTATTTCTAATTTAAAAAGTGAATTGATTATTGATACTACTAGTATTGCTACATTGATCGATTCTGGAAAAAATTTGACGACAGAATTTTCACTGATGAATCAGAATATGGCTGCATTCACTGGAACTTTTACAAGTAGTCAGTCTGTGATTGCTTCATTTGGCGGTACGATAAATAGCACATTGAGTTCAATTGATTCATCTATTAATAATCTAGTTTCCATAAGTGAGAATTTAGGGAATGTATTGACCAACGCGATAAAAGAGCCAGCGATAGAAGTGGAAAAATCTCAGAATAGTTTCGAAAAACTAAAAAATAGTCTGAACGAAATGTTTAAGCCTCTAGTAAAAGGCGTTGAGGCGGGAGCGACATTTGATGAGCTTAAAGGGAGAGTCAATAAATTGGATGAAGCCCTCGCAAATGTGGGATTTTCTGATTTTCAGACATCCATTTTTGGTGTCAGCAAAGCGTTTCAATCAGTTTCTTCTCAAGGCGGTTCCATGTTTCAAAAAATAAATGATTCTATAAACAGTACAGGAGAAAAATATTCACTACTAAAGAAAGTTTTTAAAGGAAAATTGGAAATTGACGATTCCAATTTCAATAAAATGGATGAAAATTCACAAAATCTTGTTCGTCGATTTTCTGAAGCAAAGAATGCTTTTAAAGTATTCAAGGGAGAGCTGAATGTTGGAGATGATGTGTTTAAGGAACTAGATAAAGCCTCTCAAATTTCAGTTAAGCGATTCTCTGAGATGGAAAAAAAATTCAGTGGTATAAAACAGACAATAGGAAATACTGGACTATCTGTATTGACTAAAATAGTCCCCCCTCAATTAACAGATCCTTTTGCTACTGGAGAAATGGACCCGACTGCATCGCTTAGATCAACTTTAGATTTTGGGTTAAATGATATAAAACAAAAATTTGCAAAGTTTAGTACAGTAGGGACCAATTTAGCAAAAACTGTTCAAATTCCTATGAAAGTTGGAACCACTGCACTAGGTGGGATGGTTCAAGGCTTAGTTTCAGTTATGGGGATTGCGATGAAAGCCATTGCGCCAACTGCAATTATAGGTGTTGCTTTGGCTGGGTTTGGATTATTGGATACTCAAATGGATGGTCAACTTGGCAACATGATTCAAACCGCAATAACTAAAGGTCCGGAAGTTATCACAGGTTTTGTTCAAGGAATCATTGATAAGCTTCCTGATCTAATTACTTCTGGAACACAACTAGTTGCTGGTTTAGCTGAAGCAATTTCGATAAATTTACCAGTGATTATTGAAAGCGGGATGGCGCTATTACAAACGTTGATTGACGGTGTAATTGCTAATTTACCTTCATTAATTAATTCAGCACTTTTGATTATAGAAACGTTAGCGACAAGTTTATTAACTGCTGCACCTCAATTACTTCTGATGGGCTTAGAGCTGCTATCGGCACTTGTCGATGGTCTATTTCAAGATCCCGCTAAACTGATCGATACAATTACATCGATTATTGATACGTTGACTGGTGAGATTACGACTAGTCTTCCGAAAATTATCGATAAGGGAATTGAAATTCTTGTGAAATTGGCAGAAGGAATTGCCTCAGTTTTACCTCAGTTGATTCCAGTTGCTTTAGAGGCAATGACTACCCTAGTACGAACTCTCTCAGAAAATTTACCGAAATTATTAGATGCAGCAGTTGAAATTGTTGGAAAGCTTTGTGAAGGACTACTTGCAAATCTACCTCAAATTCTATCAGCAGCTGTTGGTCTAATATTAGCACTTGTGCAAGGAATTGGTAAAAGTATCCCGAAAATCATTACTGCAGGGGCTCAAATCATGCTGAAGCTTCTTGAAACATTTGTAAAAGCTATACCAGATTTAAGAGATGCAGGTGGAAATTTAATTCAAGGCTTAATTGATGGGATTGGTGGTATGGCCAAAGCGGCATTAGAGGCAGTTAAAAAAATTGGTAAAAGTATTGGTGATACATTTAAATCTATTTTCAACATCCACTCACCTTCCCGCTGGATGCGTGATGAAATCGGAGCCATGCTCCCAGCTGGT
- a CDS encoding tail assembly chaperone, whose protein sequence is MELTINDKLVNFKFGYGFLKEVNQRYSVERGGMKLKLGVGAIISNLLLSDVDTLFETLLIANLTEKPRVQIKDLEAYVEEHGTQTLFEAVIEELKKSEYTAMMVNKMLEEAEL, encoded by the coding sequence ATGGAGCTTACAATTAACGATAAATTAGTAAATTTTAAATTTGGATATGGTTTTTTAAAGGAAGTCAACCAACGTTATTCTGTTGAACGCGGCGGAATGAAATTGAAATTAGGTGTAGGGGCGATCATCTCAAATTTATTATTATCAGATGTCGACACACTTTTTGAAACGTTATTGATCGCCAATTTAACAGAAAAACCAAGAGTCCAGATCAAGGATTTAGAAGCATATGTGGAAGAACATGGTACGCAAACTTTATTTGAAGCGGTCATTGAAGAACTAAAAAAGTCCGAATATACAGCGATGATGGTGAACAAAATGCTGGAGGAAGCCGAACTGTAA
- a CDS encoding phage major tail protein, TP901-1 family, with amino-acid sequence MTALSGVDVVWRFRLAEDEGNEQAWGLAYSTENGYSKSKESESTVTKDGSVVTPGATETTVSATTLYKIGSTQIDKLESAMDENKRVQIWRINTKEIGTGANEGKYKAKYFEGFFTSFEETDSAENKVEYSLEWAIEGAGKNGFASLVVDTTEGGDYEFKDTVKVEAAE; translated from the coding sequence ATGACAGCATTAAGTGGAGTAGATGTAGTATGGCGTTTTCGTTTAGCAGAAGACGAAGGAAATGAACAGGCGTGGGGGTTAGCCTACAGTACAGAAAATGGCTATTCAAAATCAAAAGAAAGCGAATCGACCGTAACAAAAGACGGCAGCGTAGTAACACCTGGCGCTACAGAAACGACTGTTTCGGCAACGACATTATATAAAATCGGTTCAACACAAATCGACAAATTAGAAAGCGCAATGGATGAAAATAAACGGGTCCAAATTTGGCGCATCAACACAAAAGAAATCGGTACAGGTGCAAATGAAGGCAAATACAAAGCTAAATATTTTGAAGGCTTTTTCACCTCATTTGAAGAAACTGATTCTGCAGAAAACAAAGTGGAATATTCATTAGAATGGGCCATCGAAGGCGCTGGCAAAAACGGGTTCGCTTCATTAGTTGTTGACACAACTGAAGGCGGAGACTATGAATTTAAAGATACAGTCAAAGTAGAAGCGGCTGAGTAA
- a CDS encoding GNAT family N-acetyltransferase has protein sequence MLLSEYNEEFSALICQYQLTEEQLRFTETPEMPLKIASTNPFIHPIVGIENERLTNFFVLDEKKDVSLYTENEHAILLRTFSTDYRYQGQGYAKKVLQQLPEFTRKLFPTADEIVLAVNKENSAAQTLYKKSGFLPMDKIIEGVAGPQYVMTFSLI, from the coding sequence ATGTTATTAAGCGAATATAATGAAGAATTTTCAGCATTGATCTGCCAATACCAATTAACTGAGGAACAGCTTCGCTTTACAGAAACACCTGAAATGCCCCTAAAGATCGCTTCGACAAATCCTTTCATTCATCCGATCGTAGGAATTGAAAATGAACGCTTAACTAATTTTTTTGTATTAGATGAAAAGAAAGATGTCTCTTTATACACTGAAAATGAGCATGCGATTTTACTACGAACTTTTTCGACAGACTACCGCTATCAAGGGCAAGGGTATGCAAAAAAGGTCTTGCAGCAACTACCCGAGTTCACAAGAAAACTCTTTCCAACAGCTGATGAAATCGTTCTTGCTGTAAATAAAGAAAATAGTGCAGCACAAACTCTTTATAAAAAATCTGGATTTTTACCTATGGATAAAATTATAGAAGGCGTGGCAGGCCCGCAATATGTAATGACTTTCAGCTTGATTTAA
- a CDS encoding GNAT family N-acetyltransferase — MMKKIVETERLYLRELSEDDFEELCAILQDEETMYAYEAPFTDEKVNEWLNWNLASYQKNSFGLWAIIDKNEEKFVGQCGIVYSDVEGKNLLEIGYLVNKKYWRQGYASEASALCLDYAKNILKTPKICSIIRDTNIASQTVAEKNGMTIVQEFHKDYSGLPVKHYVYSVDLVNELVKRKW; from the coding sequence ATGATGAAAAAAATAGTCGAAACTGAGCGGCTGTATTTAAGGGAACTGTCAGAGGATGACTTTGAAGAGTTATGTGCCATTTTACAAGATGAAGAAACAATGTATGCGTATGAGGCACCATTTACCGACGAAAAAGTAAATGAATGGCTCAACTGGAACTTAGCAAGCTATCAAAAAAACAGCTTTGGTTTGTGGGCGATCATTGATAAAAACGAGGAAAAATTTGTTGGTCAATGTGGTATAGTTTATTCAGATGTCGAAGGAAAAAATTTGTTAGAAATTGGCTATTTGGTAAACAAAAAATATTGGCGTCAAGGATATGCCAGTGAGGCTAGTGCTTTGTGTTTAGACTATGCAAAAAATATCCTGAAGACACCAAAAATTTGTTCGATCATTCGAGATACAAATATCGCTTCTCAAACGGTGGCTGAAAAAAATGGTATGACCATCGTTCAGGAGTTTCACAAAGATTATTCTGGTTTGCCAGTAAAACATTATGTTTATAGCGTTGATTTAGTGAATGAACTTGTTAAAAGAAAGTGGTGA
- a CDS encoding MurR/RpiR family transcriptional regulator, producing MLFLDHTPDLSPIDLEIYKYIAAHMDEVVYMRIRELAKETHSSTASILRFCRKFGCDGFSEFKIKLNLYRKTLAEPVTTHAVDETSFTNFIQRSTETFYQERMQAAVKLLAEKDLVLFIGTGSSKIIAEYGALYFSSIFSMAFHIEDPINHPVNFFNKSIARNVCVIALSVSGENEAIIHYLNHFISNDCAIISITNSEKSTISSLSDVNIPYYISTERIGDSDITSQVPALYTVEYLAKEVQKNKQASTD from the coding sequence GTGCTCTTTTTAGATCACACCCCTGATTTAAGTCCAATCGATTTAGAGATTTATAAATATATTGCTGCTCATATGGATGAGGTCGTCTATATGAGAATTCGAGAACTAGCGAAAGAGACTCATAGCAGTACAGCTAGCATTCTTCGTTTTTGCCGAAAGTTCGGCTGTGACGGATTTTCTGAATTTAAAATCAAATTGAATCTTTATCGAAAAACCTTAGCTGAACCCGTAACAACTCATGCTGTGGATGAAACCTCATTCACTAATTTTATCCAGCGATCAACTGAAACGTTTTATCAAGAGCGAATGCAGGCTGCTGTAAAATTACTTGCTGAAAAAGATCTGGTTCTATTCATCGGAACTGGCTCTTCAAAAATCATTGCAGAATATGGTGCATTGTACTTTTCTTCTATTTTTAGTATGGCTTTTCATATTGAAGATCCGATCAATCATCCGGTCAATTTTTTTAATAAGAGTATCGCAAGAAATGTCTGTGTGATTGCTCTATCAGTAAGCGGTGAAAATGAAGCGATCATCCATTACTTAAATCATTTTATTTCGAATGATTGTGCCATCATTTCCATCACAAATAGTGAAAAATCAACGATTTCTTCTTTATCTGATGTCAATATTCCTTATTATATTTCGACAGAAAGAATCGGCGATAGTGACATCACCTCTCAAGTACCTGCGCTTTATACCGTAGAATATTTGGCTAAAGAAGTCCAAAAAAATAAACAAGCAAGCACCGATTAG
- a CDS encoding 6-phospho-beta-glucosidase, with protein sequence MSKGIKIVTIGGGSSYTPELVEGFIKRYDELPVRELWLVDIEAGKEKLEIVGEMAKRMVKAAGVDCEVHLTLDRREALKDADFVTTQLRVGLLDARILDERIPLSHGMIGQETNGAGGIFKALRTVPVILDIVEDMKELCPNAWLINFTNPAGMVTEAVLRYGNWDKVVGLCNIPVNAVFEEAALLGEENRDLFFQFAGINHLHWHTITDKDGNDRTDELIKIMYGQDDAKSIVANIKDNNLIWEQVENLHMVPCPYHNYYYYTDKMLAEELEDFKNNGTRAEKVKEIEHELFELYKDPNLDYKPKQLAERGGARYSDAACEIINSIHNDKRTTMTVSTRNNGTITDLPAESAVEVTCTVTGKGPVPYNFGSFMPNQRGLLQVMKSMEELTIEAAVTGDYGTLLQAFTMNPLITSGDVAKEVMDELLEAHKAYLPNFFK encoded by the coding sequence ATGTCAAAAGGAATCAAAATTGTAACGATCGGTGGAGGTTCAAGCTACACGCCGGAATTAGTTGAAGGATTTATTAAACGTTACGATGAATTACCAGTCCGCGAATTATGGCTTGTAGATATTGAAGCAGGAAAAGAAAAATTAGAAATCGTAGGAGAAATGGCCAAACGTATGGTCAAAGCAGCAGGTGTCGACTGCGAAGTTCATTTAACACTTGATCGTCGTGAAGCGTTAAAAGATGCTGATTTTGTTACAACACAATTGCGTGTAGGACTATTAGATGCGCGAATTTTAGACGAACGGATTCCATTAAGTCATGGCATGATCGGTCAAGAAACAAATGGAGCCGGCGGGATTTTTAAAGCATTGAGAACGGTTCCTGTGATATTGGACATCGTTGAGGATATGAAAGAATTATGTCCAAATGCTTGGTTGATCAACTTCACAAACCCAGCAGGCATGGTCACAGAAGCTGTTTTACGTTATGGTAATTGGGACAAAGTCGTTGGTTTATGTAATATTCCAGTCAATGCTGTGTTTGAAGAAGCTGCATTGTTAGGGGAGGAAAACCGTGATTTATTCTTCCAATTTGCTGGAATCAATCACTTACATTGGCATACGATCACAGATAAAGATGGAAATGACCGTACAGATGAACTGATCAAAATTATGTATGGTCAAGATGATGCAAAATCAATTGTAGCAAATATTAAAGACAATAATTTGATTTGGGAACAAGTAGAAAATTTACACATGGTTCCTTGTCCGTACCACAACTATTACTACTATACAGATAAAATGTTAGCAGAAGAATTAGAAGACTTTAAAAACAACGGGACGCGTGCCGAAAAAGTCAAAGAAATCGAACATGAATTGTTTGAATTATACAAAGATCCAAACTTAGACTACAAACCAAAACAACTTGCAGAGCGCGGCGGTGCCCGCTATAGTGATGCGGCTTGTGAAATCATCAATTCGATCCACAATGATAAGCGTACAACGATGACTGTCAGCACAAGAAATAACGGAACGATCACAGATTTACCAGCTGAAAGCGCAGTTGAAGTCACTTGTACGGTCACAGGGAAAGGTCCTGTTCCATATAACTTCGGCAGCTTCATGCCAAATCAACGTGGGTTGCTGCAAGTTATGAAATCTATGGAAGAATTAACGATCGAAGCTGCTGTAACAGGCGATTATGGTACGTTATTACAAGCATTTACGATGAATCCATTGATCACCAGTGGAGATGTTGCTAAAGAAGTCATGGACGAATTATTAGAAGCGCATAAAGCCTATTTACCAAATTTCTTTAAATAA
- a CDS encoding GNAT family N-acetyltransferase has protein sequence MTEVEFTIREAIPSDAAEILRALKIIGSQTPFLVMDEKGLEMTTDEMGDNLANLYESPNNVLMVALADGKVIGTASVKASSKQRMEHIGEIGISILQDYWGFGLGSLMMEELIEWAKESNVIRRLELTVQHRNQRAVHVYEKIGFTTEAIMPRGAKTDDGEFLDVHLMSMMID, from the coding sequence ATGACAGAAGTTGAATTTACGATTCGGGAAGCAATTCCAAGTGATGCGGCAGAGATTTTACGAGCTCTCAAAATTATTGGCAGTCAAACGCCTTTTTTAGTGATGGATGAAAAAGGGCTGGAGATGACGACAGATGAGATGGGAGATAATTTAGCGAATCTTTATGAATCGCCGAATAACGTTTTGATGGTTGCTTTAGCTGACGGGAAAGTGATTGGAACAGCCTCTGTGAAAGCTTCTTCGAAACAGCGGATGGAGCATATCGGAGAAATAGGGATCAGTATTTTACAAGACTATTGGGGCTTTGGCTTAGGCAGTTTAATGATGGAAGAACTAATCGAATGGGCAAAAGAAAGCAATGTGATTCGTCGTTTGGAATTGACGGTACAGCATCGAAACCAACGAGCTGTCCATGTTTATGAAAAAATTGGTTTTACGACAGAAGCCATCATGCCCCGGGGAGCCAAAACGGATGACGGCGAATTTCTAGATGTTCATTTGATGAGCATGATGATCGATTGA
- the tsaE gene encoding tRNA (adenosine(37)-N6)-threonylcarbamoyltransferase complex ATPase subunit type 1 TsaE has translation MEIIINDPKETENIAKIIGQNATAGDTIVLSGDLGAGKTTMTKGIALGLDIEQMIKSPTYTIIREYREGRLPLYHMDVYRIENGADDLGLDEYFEGDGLSVVEWGKLLGEFMPEDYLDITIEKDPEDLEKRKLAIQAFGRRSERFLERIQQKMEEKE, from the coding sequence GTGGAAATAATAATCAATGATCCGAAAGAAACAGAAAATATTGCAAAAATCATCGGACAAAATGCGACAGCAGGAGACACGATCGTTTTATCTGGAGATCTTGGAGCCGGTAAAACAACGATGACCAAAGGCATTGCTTTAGGTCTTGATATTGAGCAAATGATCAAAAGTCCGACCTACACGATAATTCGCGAGTATCGTGAAGGGCGTTTGCCGCTCTATCATATGGATGTTTACCGTATTGAAAATGGGGCAGATGACTTGGGCTTAGATGAATATTTTGAGGGTGACGGTCTATCTGTTGTTGAATGGGGAAAACTCTTAGGTGAATTCATGCCTGAAGATTATCTAGACATCACGATTGAAAAAGACCCAGAAGATCTCGAAAAAAGAAAATTAGCGATTCAAGCGTTCGGACGACGGTCAGAACGATTTTTAGAACGTATCCAGCAAAAAATGGAGGAAAAAGAATGA
- the pta gene encoding phosphate acetyltransferase, producing MELFDSLKFKVIRRNIKIVFPEATDPRILGAAARLKAEELMEPILIGKQEAIVEAAHARGIKTSNFTIIDPDNYEGWEEMVASFVERRNGKVTEEDARKILKDVNYFGTMLTYMGLADGMVSGAVHSTGDTVRPALQIIKTKPGISRTSGAMIMVRGRDQEKYIFADCAINVNPTAQELAEIAVDSAKTAELFDIDPKVAMMSFSTKGSAKAPEVDKVVEATKIAKSLAPELEIDGELQFDASYVASVAQLKAPNSPVAGQATVFVFPELQSGNIGYKIAQRLGNFEAIGPILQGLNKPVSDLSRGANEEDIYKLSIITAAQSLMN from the coding sequence GTGGAATTATTCGATAGCTTAAAATTTAAAGTCATTCGCCGCAATATCAAAATTGTTTTCCCGGAGGCAACAGATCCTCGTATTCTAGGGGCTGCTGCACGTTTGAAAGCAGAAGAATTAATGGAACCGATTTTGATCGGTAAGCAAGAAGCCATTGTTGAAGCAGCACATGCTCGTGGAATCAAAACATCAAACTTCACTATTATCGACCCTGATAATTATGAAGGCTGGGAAGAAATGGTTGCTTCATTTGTTGAACGTCGTAACGGCAAAGTAACAGAAGAAGATGCTCGTAAGATTCTTAAAGACGTGAACTATTTTGGCACAATGCTGACTTATATGGGTCTTGCAGATGGTATGGTCAGCGGAGCGGTCCACTCAACTGGTGACACGGTTCGCCCAGCACTACAAATCATTAAAACAAAACCAGGCATCAGCCGTACAAGTGGTGCGATGATCATGGTTCGTGGACGTGATCAAGAGAAATATATCTTTGCAGATTGCGCGATCAATGTAAATCCAACAGCTCAAGAACTTGCTGAGATCGCTGTTGATAGTGCAAAAACCGCTGAATTATTCGATATCGATCCAAAAGTTGCAATGATGAGCTTCTCTACAAAAGGTTCTGCAAAAGCACCTGAGGTTGATAAAGTTGTTGAAGCGACTAAAATCGCCAAAAGTTTAGCACCAGAATTGGAAATCGATGGAGAATTACAATTTGATGCTTCTTACGTTGCTTCTGTAGCACAACTTAAAGCACCAAATTCACCAGTTGCTGGTCAAGCTACAGTCTTTGTTTTCCCAGAATTACAATCAGGAAACATCGGCTACAAGATTGCACAACGCTTAGGTAATTTCGAAGCGATTGGCCCGATCCTACAAGGATTGAACAAACCTGTTTCTGATTTATCTCGTGGTGCAAATGAAGAAGATATCTACAAATTATCGATCATCACAGCAGCACAATCATTGATGAATTAA
- a CDS encoding uracil-DNA glycosylase, with product MKEIIHNSWQDVLKDEFNKDYYLKLREFLKQEYSHQTIYPDMYHIYSALELTPYEEVKVVILGQDPYHGPNQAHGLSFSVQPGVRTPPSLMNIYKELQDDLGYPPVSHGFLESWAKQGVLLLNTVLTVRNGQAYSHRGQGWENLTDAIIQKLNEREKPIVFILWGKPAQEKIKMIDTNKHIIIKSPHPSPLAAHRGFFGSKPFSKTNQALEQLGETPINWQLPDTVS from the coding sequence ATGAAAGAAATCATTCATAATAGCTGGCAAGATGTTTTAAAGGATGAATTCAATAAAGACTATTATCTAAAACTACGCGAATTTTTGAAACAAGAATACAGTCACCAAACCATTTATCCAGATATGTACCATATTTATTCGGCCCTTGAGCTGACACCGTATGAAGAAGTCAAAGTCGTGATATTGGGACAAGATCCTTATCATGGGCCAAATCAAGCTCATGGACTAAGTTTTTCAGTACAGCCCGGAGTAAGAACACCGCCATCATTGATGAACATTTATAAAGAGCTTCAGGATGATCTGGGCTATCCGCCAGTCTCACATGGTTTTTTGGAAAGCTGGGCAAAACAAGGAGTTCTACTATTAAACACTGTATTGACTGTTCGAAATGGACAAGCTTATTCTCATCGTGGACAAGGGTGGGAAAATTTGACGGATGCAATCATCCAGAAGCTGAATGAGCGGGAAAAACCAATTGTCTTTATTTTATGGGGCAAGCCGGCACAGGAAAAAATCAAGATGATCGACACCAATAAACATATTATTATCAAATCGCCTCATCCAAGTCCCTTAGCAGCTCATCGTGGCTTCTTTGGTTCAAAGCCATTTTCAAAAACAAATCAAGCATTAGAACAGTTAGGAGAAACACCGATCAACTGGCAGTTGCCTGATACAGTGTCATAA
- a CDS encoding Cof-type HAD-IIB family hydrolase has translation MIKLIASDMDGTLLDSKMGISKDNASAIREAERLGIEFMVATGRAYTEAKPALDEAGIECAMITLNGAKVFDKAGNALFTAGIEKKTTAEIMDILDANNVYFEVSTNKGIFSAHQEKRIENFAAHIASTMPHLTYKVAIAMAAAHLSLLDVNYIEDIRTLLDREDIEILKIIGFSMEGPTVLAPTSTQIRQLPDLVVTSSAQNNIEVNHKNAQKGIAVAHVAKDRGISEKEVMTIGDNFNDVSMLQWAGVSFAMGNAELEVKDHAKYVTSTNLENGVGEAILRAIREDL, from the coding sequence ATGATTAAATTGATTGCTTCAGACATGGACGGAACATTACTAGATTCAAAAATGGGCATTTCAAAAGACAATGCTTCAGCGATACGTGAGGCCGAACGTCTTGGGATCGAATTTATGGTTGCTACAGGACGTGCTTATACAGAAGCGAAACCAGCGCTTGATGAAGCTGGGATCGAATGTGCAATGATCACCCTGAATGGTGCAAAAGTCTTTGATAAGGCAGGCAATGCACTCTTCACAGCTGGAATCGAAAAGAAAACCACCGCTGAAATCATGGATATTCTGGATGCAAATAATGTATATTTTGAAGTTTCAACGAATAAAGGTATTTTTTCAGCTCATCAAGAAAAAAGAATCGAGAATTTTGCGGCTCACATTGCGTCAACTATGCCGCATTTGACTTATAAAGTGGCAATTGCGATGGCCGCGGCCCACTTATCCTTATTGGATGTTAATTATATTGAAGATATCCGTACACTATTGGATCGGGAAGATATCGAAATTTTAAAAATTATTGGTTTTAGCATGGAAGGACCGACCGTCTTAGCCCCAACAAGCACTCAAATTAGACAATTACCTGATTTAGTTGTGACTTCTTCTGCTCAAAATAATATCGAAGTCAATCATAAAAATGCGCAAAAGGGAATAGCAGTTGCTCATGTAGCAAAAGATCGTGGTATCTCTGAAAAAGAAGTCATGACGATCGGTGATAATTTCAATGATGTCAGTATGCTTCAATGGGCCGGTGTTAGTTTTGCTATGGGAAATGCAGAACTTGAAGTGAAAGATCATGCCAAATATGTCACATCAACCAACTTGGAAAATGGCGTTGGTGAAGCGATTTTAAGAGCAATCAGAGAAGATTTATAA